GCGGCCCAGCACCAGGCGGGCCGCTGGCCAGGGTGCCACGGGGTCCAGCGGCGAGCCCAGCGGAAACAGGCCATCGAGCAGGCAGGCCCGTCGCAGGTCGTCGTAGGCGAGCAGGGTCTCCAGACCGACCTCCTTGGCGGAGGGGACGGCGTGGATCGTGCGGACAACGGCCGGACCCGTACGCTGATCCGGGCGGGCCTGGCGGAGCTGATCGTGGTACGTCTCGGGTCGTCGAGCGAGCACGTCAGCCAGATCCACGCCGCGCTCCAGGTGCGCGAGCTCGGTGACCGTCCCGCCCTCTTCGGGGTTCAGCGTGACCGCCAAGCCCGGCGTGCGCACGCAGATCTCCCGGCGGCCGTCGCCATTGCCGTCGCTCTCCCGCCAGCTCACCCCAGGCCGAGCCGTGGCCTGGGCCAGCAACCGCTCGGCTTCGAGCAGGGCCTGTTTCACGGCGCGACGCAGGTGCGGCAGGTAGCAGCCGCCGAACACGCCGTGCCAGTAGGCGTCGTTGGCCTGACCCCGCCAGAGCGCCGTCCGGGCCCGGGCCAGGAGCCCGTCCCCGCCGCCGGCGATGCCGGCCTGCTGGATCGCCTCGGACAGGCGCAGCATCTTCCAGTAGGTATCGGCGACCTCCGGATACTTGCTCAGAAAGATGCGCCAGAAGCCGCCGCGGAGCAGGCGCTGGTAGGGCTCGCCGTGATCCAGCGTGCCCAGGGCTTCCTTGGCCCGCTGCAGCTCGCGCGCGGCCGCGACAGGCAGAGCCCACTCACCCATCTCCCGGTACGACGCGGTCGGCAGGTAGACGCGGCCCGAAGCCGGATACCGGTCGATGATTTCGGCGAAGGTGGTCAGGCGTAGCCAGGGCAGCGACAGGAGGCGGTCGAAGAAGCGATCGAGCCAGCCCTCCTCGTAGACGTGGCGATGGGTCCCCGGCCAGACGCCGAACTTCTCGCCGTCGTCGGCGATCGTCAGCGCCGTCACCTGGCCTCGGCGTCGCTCCAGGTAGTCCACACTGGCCTCGACCTCCGCGAACGGGATGAGATACCGCAGGCGCTGGCTGATGGGAAACACGCCGACCAGAGCCCCCTGATCCTCGGTGAGGTAATAGCCGCCCAGGCCCTCGGGGTCGAAACCGGCGAGCCCGAAGTGGCTGTCGTCGACGAGGACGTACTCGACGCCGGCGCCGCGGATGGCCCGCGGCAGGTGGGGCTCCCACACCCGCTCGGCCAGCCACATTCCCCGCGGACGGACGCCGAAGTTCGTGACGATGAACTCGGTGAGGCGCTGGATCTGCCCGAGCTTGTCGTGATCGGGCAGGACGGCCAGGATCGGCTCGTAGAAGCCTCCGGTGAGCAGCTCCACCTGGCCGCGGCCCACCAGCGTGGCCAGCAGATCGAACGTGTCGGGCGCATGCTCGCGCAGCCATTCCAGCAGGCTGCCGGTCCAGTGGGTGGTGAGCCGCAGCTGGGGGCGGTGGCGCAGATGCTCGAGAAAGGGCCGATAGGCCCGGGCCACCGCCTCTTCGAGGATGTGCTCGAAGTTGCCGACAGGCTGATGGTTGTGGACGCCGAAGCACAGCGCCAGTGGCGGCCCGCTCACGACCTCACTCGCGCTCGAGGTCACGGTGTACGACGCCGGGCGACACTCCCTGGGCGTCGAGATACCGCTTGAGCTCCTCCGCGACGGCGACCGAGCGATGCCGTCCACCGGTGCACCCGATGGCCACGGTCAGGTAGGCCTTGCCTTCACGCTGGTAGGCGGGCAGCAGGAACTTGAGAAAATCTTCCAGCCGGGCCATGAGCTCGCGGCTCTCCGCGTGCGCGAAGATGAACTCCCGGACTTCCCGGTCTCGCCCGTCCAGACCTCGCAGCCCGGACACGAAGTGCGGGTTGGGCAGGAAGCGCACGTCGAACATGAGGTCGGCGTCGATGGGGACGCCGTGCTTGAAACCGAAGGACAGCAGGGTGACGCGCACCCCGGCCCGGACCTCCCGGGCCCCGTACATGCCGACCAGCACGTCCCGGAACTGGTGCACGGTCAGCGTGGAGGTATCGATCACGCGATCGGCGATTTCCCGGAGGTTGGCCAGCGCTTTGCGCTCGGCCCGGATGGCGTCGTGCACCTGCCCGCTCGCGGCCAGGGGGTGGCGACGGCGCGTTTCGTTGTAGCGGCGCAGCAGCGCCTCGTCGCTGGCCTCCACGAACAGCACCTCGACCTGATGACCTCGGGCCCTGAGCTCGGCGAGGGCGTCCAGCAAGTGGGGCAGGTACTCGCCCTCCCGCACGTCGATGCCGAGGGCCACGCGGGGGACGGACCGCGCGGAGCGGGCCACCAGATCGGCAAAGGTGGGAAGCAGCGTGGTCGGCAGGTTGTCCACGCAGTAGTAGCCCATGTCCTCGAAGCACTTGATCGCAAAACTCTTGCCGGCCCCGCTCATGCCCGTGATCACCACGAA
This DNA window, taken from Candidatus Methylomirabilota bacterium, encodes the following:
- a CDS encoding alpha-amylase/4-alpha-glucanotransferase domain-containing protein, with the protein product MSGPPLALCFGVHNHQPVGNFEHILEEAVARAYRPFLEHLRHRPQLRLTTHWTGSLLEWLREHAPDTFDLLATLVGRGQVELLTGGFYEPILAVLPDHDKLGQIQRLTEFIVTNFGVRPRGMWLAERVWEPHLPRAIRGAGVEYVLVDDSHFGLAGFDPEGLGGYYLTEDQGALVGVFPISQRLRYLIPFAEVEASVDYLERRRGQVTALTIADDGEKFGVWPGTHRHVYEEGWLDRFFDRLLSLPWLRLTTFAEIIDRYPASGRVYLPTASYREMGEWALPVAAARELQRAKEALGTLDHGEPYQRLLRGGFWRIFLSKYPEVADTYWKMLRLSEAIQQAGIAGGGDGLLARARTALWRGQANDAYWHGVFGGCYLPHLRRAVKQALLEAERLLAQATARPGVSWRESDGNGDGRREICVRTPGLAVTLNPEEGGTVTELAHLERGVDLADVLARRPETYHDQLRQARPDQRTGPAVVRTIHAVPSAKEVGLETLLAYDDLRRACLLDGLFPLGSPLDPVAPWPAARLVLGRSRFTSEISGTPDGVAVTLSLLPDADLARVVKRVTVDSRAVQARYRIQPTPAALPARWAVQWNLALTGGDGPQRYLALPDRPPLRSGGRRDDLTHIVLADEWAGLEVRLEWSPRAEVAWGPVETVSVSEGGFERIYQGTAFLLTWPLLAEAPQEWELTTSLSVTAR
- the rapZ gene encoding RNase adapter RapZ, whose translation is MAESIVFVVITGMSGAGKSFAIKCFEDMGYYCVDNLPTTLLPTFADLVARSARSVPRVALGIDVREGEYLPHLLDALAELRARGHQVEVLFVEASDEALLRRYNETRRRHPLAASGQVHDAIRAERKALANLREIADRVIDTSTLTVHQFRDVLVGMYGAREVRAGVRVTLLSFGFKHGVPIDADLMFDVRFLPNPHFVSGLRGLDGRDREVREFIFAHAESRELMARLEDFLKFLLPAYQREGKAYLTVAIGCTGGRHRSVAVAEELKRYLDAQGVSPGVVHRDLERE